A genomic region of Silurus meridionalis isolate SWU-2019-XX chromosome 7, ASM1480568v1, whole genome shotgun sequence contains the following coding sequences:
- the LOC124389073 gene encoding interferon-induced protein with tetratricopeptide repeats 5-like isoform X2 — MSSTQGTDLKARLLQQECHFTWALNNNEVDLNYLLNRLEEQFSLDLGKEARAARTHSCMGFVKFLQGSNTEALSNFEKSVELIKAHGKDSDKLLVVAYGDLAWLYYYMGNFAECEMYLNKLREIKEKYPSVPYAEVLGEKGWTFLRFSLKYYERAKECFKKALDLVPEEAEWNSGLAIALYRTEIVGIGCAPETSDAVNQLRRAIATNPDDDVLKVLLALRLAVFKKYSEAESLVEQALERSPEHPHVIRYVGKYLRNAGSVDRSIALLKKALEKVSNTAFIYHQLGLCYKQKIMKLKQAGSHHTKGAEMKRAQEQCIYHLEMAIKLKTRFILAMAELALQYGFNRDISRAEEMFQKAFQAAKEKKDNYQAVHVFYAEFQQYVMRCEPAAIKHYIECLKINPNQFEGKKSAKSLRQIAERRIGNNPNDGEAFGILGIIHKERGEKQQAIECFEKALTYVDNEEYLSDLCELRLSLQ, encoded by the exons ATGAG TTCAACTCAAGGCACAGATTTAAAAGCCAGACTTCTTCAGCAAGAATGCCATTTCACCTGGGCTCTGAATAATAATGAAGTAGATCTCAATTACCTTCTGAACAGATTAGAAGAACAGTTTAGCCTGGATCTCGGAAAGGAGGCAAGAGCTGCACGTACACACAGCTGTATGGGATTTGTGAAGTTTCTACAAGGCTCCAATACTGAGGCTCTCAGCAACTTTGAGAAATCTGTAGAACTCATTAAGGCTCATGGAAAAGACTCTGATAAGCTGCTTGTTGTTGCCTATGGAGACCTTGCATGGTTATACTATTATATGGGAAACTTTGCAGAGTGTGAAATGTACCTAAATAAGCTGAGGGAGATTAAAGAGAAATATCCATCTGTCCCATATGCTGAGGTGCTTGGAGAAAAAGGATGGACATTCCTTAGGTTTTCACTCAAATATTATGAAAGGGCAAAAGAATGCTTTAAAAAGGCCCTGGATCTGGTCCCTGAGGAGGCTGAATGGAACTCCGGCCTTGCCATTGCTCTGTATCGGACAGAGATTGTGGGAATAGGATGTGCACCAGAAACTTCAGATGCTGTTAATCAACTTAGACGAGCTATAGCTACTAACCCAGATGATGATGTTCTTAAAGTTCTGCTTGCTCTGAGATTGGCTGTTTTCAAGAAGTACAGTGAGGCAGAGAGCCTAGTAGAGCAAGCCTTAGAGAGGTCTCCAGAACACCCACATGTGATTCGCTATGTTGGAAAGTATTTACGGAATGCAGGATCTGTGGACAGGTCCATTGCCCTGCTAAAGAAAGCATTAGAGAAAGTGTCAAACACAGCTTTTATATACCATCAGCTGGGGCTCTGCTATAAACAAAAGATTATGAAGCTGAAGCAGGCAGGAAGCCACCACACAAAAGGAGCTGAAATGAAACGAGCTCAAGAGCAATGCATCTACCATTTAGAGATGGCAATCAAATTGAAAACCCGCTTCATTCTAGCCATGGCTGAATTGGCCTTGCAATATGGGTTTAATCGGGATATATCAAGAGCAGAAGAAATGTTTCAGAAGGCATTTCAAGCAgccaaagagaaaaaagacaacTACCAGGCTGTTCATGTGTTTTATGCAGAATTTCAGCAGTACGTTATGAGATGTGAGCCTGCTGCCATCAAACATTACATTGAATGTCTAAAGATAAATCCAAATCaatttgaagggaaaaaaagtgctAAAAGTCTGAGACAGATTGCAGAGAGAAGAATTGGCAATAACCCAAATGATGGAGAGGCCTTTGGAATACTTGGAATCATTCATAAGGAACGAGGAGAAAAACAACAAGCCATAGAGTGCTTTGAGAAAGCGTTGACCTATGTAGATAATGAGGAGTACCTCAGTGATCTTTGTGAGCTTAGGCTTTCTCTACAGTAA
- the LOC124389077 gene encoding interferon-induced protein with tetratricopeptide repeats 5-like: MSSTQGTDLKARLLQQECHFTWALNKNDLDLNDLLNRLEEQLSLDLGKEAGAARTHSCMGFVKFLQGSNTEALSNFEKSVELIKAHGNYSDKLLVVAYGDLAWLYYHMGNFAECEMYLNKLREINEKYPSVPYAEVLGEKGWTFLKFSRKYYERAKECFKKALELDPEEAEWNSGLAIALYRTETVDQGCAPETSDAVNQLRRAITTNPDDDVLKVLLALRLAVFKKYSEAESLVEQALERSPEHPHVIRYFGKYLRNAGSVDKSIALLNKALEKVSNTAFIHHQLGLCYKQKIFMLEHHTEGAEIKQAKEQCIYHLEMAIELKTGFILAMAELALQYGFNRDISRAEEMFQKAYQAAKEKKDNYQTVHVFYAEFQQYVMKCEPAAIKHYIECLKINPNQYEGKKSAKSLRKIVERRIGNNPNDGEAFGILGIIHKERGEKQQAIECFEKALTYVDNEEYLSDLCELRLSLQ; the protein is encoded by the exons ATGAG TTCAACTCAAGGCACAGATTTAAAAGCCAGACTTCTTCAGCAAGAATGCCATTTCACCTGGGCtctgaataaaaatgatctAGATCTCAATGATCTTCTGAACAGGCTAGAAGAACAGCTTAGCCTGGATCTTGGAAAGGAGGCAGGAGCTGCACGTACACACAGCTGTATGGGATTTGTGAAGTTTCTACAAGGCTCCAATACTGAGGCTCTCAGCAACTTTGAGAAATCTGTAGAACTCATTAAGGCTCATGGAAATTACTCTGATAAGCTGCTTGTTGTTGCCTATGGAGACCTTGCATGGTTATACTATCATATGGGTAATTTTGCAGAGTGTGAAATGTACCTGAATAAGCTGAGGGAGATTAACGAGAAATATCCATCTGTCCCATATGCTGAGGTGCTTGGAGAGAAAGGATGGACATTCCTTAAGTTTTCACGCAAATATTATGAAAGGGCAAAAGAGTGCTTCAAAAAGGCCCTGGAGCTGGACCCTGAGGAGGCTGAATGGAACTCCGGCCTTGCCATTGCTCTGTATCGGACAGAGACTGTGGACCAAGGATGTGCACCAGAAACTTCAGATGCTGTTAATCAACTTAGGCGAGCTATAACCACTAACCCAGATGATGATGTTCTTAAAGTTCTGCTTGCTCTGAGATTGGCTGTTTTCAAGAAGTACAGTGAGGCAGAGAGCCTAGTGGAGCAAGCCTTAGAGAGGTCTCCAGAACACCCACATGTGATTCGATATTTTGGAAAGTATTTACGGAATGCAGGATCTGTGGACAAGTCCATTGCCCTTCTAAATAAAGCATTAGAGAAAGTGTCAAACACAGCTTTTATACACCATCAGCTGGGGCTCTGCTATAAACAAAAGATTTTCATGCTGGAGCACCACACAGAAGGTGCTGAAATTAAACAAGCTAAAGAGCAATGCATCTACCATTTGGAGATGGCAATCGAACTGAAAACCGGCTTCATTCTAGCCATGGCTGAATTGGCCTTGCAATATGGGTTTAATCGGGATATATCAAGAGCAGAAGAAATGTTCCAGAAGGCATATCAGGCAgccaaagagaaaaaagacaacTACCAGACTGTTCATGTGTTTTATGCAGAATTTCAGCAGTACGTTATGAAATGTGAGCCTGCTGCCATCAAACATTACATTGAATGTCTAAAGATAAATCCAAATCAatatgaagggaaaaaaagtgctAAAAGTCTAAGAAAGATTGTAGAGAGAAGAATTGGCAACAACCCAAATGATGGAGAGGCCTTTGGAATACTTGGAATCATTCATAAGGAACGAGGAGAAAAACAACAAGCCATAGAGTGCTTTGAGAAAGCGCTGACCTATGTAGATAATGAGGAGTACCTCAGTGATCTTTGTGAGCTTAGGCTTTCTCTACAGTAA
- the LOC124388369 gene encoding interferon-induced protein with tetratricopeptide repeats 5-like — protein MSSTQGTDLKARLLQQECHFTWALNNNEVDLNYLLNRLEEQFSLDLGKEARVARTRSCMGFVKFLQGSNTEALSNFEKSVELIKAHGKDSDKLLVVAYGDLAWLYYHMGNFAECEMYLNKLREIKEKYPSVPYAEVLGEKGWTFLRFSLKYYERAKECFKKALDLVPENAEWNSGLAIALYRTEIVGIGCAPETSDAVNQLRRAIATNPDDDVLKVLLALRLAVFKKYSEAESLVEQALERSPEHPHVIRYVGKYLRNAGSVDRSIALLKKALEKVSNKAFIHHQLGLCYKQKIMKLKQAGSHHTKGAEIKRAQEQCIYHLEMAIKLKTRFILAMAELALQYGFNRDISRAEEMFQKAFQAAKEKKDNYQAVHVFYAEFQQYVMRCEPAAIKHYIECLKINPNQFEGKKSAKSLRQIAERRIGNNPNDGEAFGILGIIHKERGEKQQAIECFEKALTYVDNEEYLSDLCELRLSLQ, from the exons ATGAG TTCAACTCAAGGCACAGATTTAAAAGCCAGACTTCTTCAGCAAGAATGCCATTTCACCTGGGCTCTGAATAATAATGAAGTAGATCTCAATTACCTTCTGAACAGATTAGAAGAACAGTTTAGCCTGGATCTCGGAAAGGAGGCAAGAGTTGCACGTACACGCAGCTGTATGGGATTTGTGAAGTTTCTACAAGGCTCCAATACTGAGGCTCTCAGCAACTTTGAGAAATCTGTAGAACTCATTAAGGCTCATGGAAAAGACTCTGATAAGCTGCTTGTTGTTGCCTATGGAGACCTTGCATGGTTATACTATCATATGGGAAACTTTGCAGAGTGTGAAATGTACCTGAATAAGCTGAGGGAGATTAAAGAGAAATATCCATCTGTCCCATATGCTGAGGTGCTTGGAGAAAAAGGATGGACATTCCTTAGGTTTTCACTCAAATATTATGAAAGGGCAAAAGAATGCTTTAAAAAGGCCCTGGATCTGGTCCCTGAGAATGCTGAATGGAACTCCGGCCTTGCCATTGCTCTGTATCGGACAGAGATTGTGGGAATAGGATGTGCACCAGAAACTTCAGATGCTGTTAATCAACTTAGACGAGCTATAGCTACTAACCCAGATGATGATGTTCTTAAAGTTCTGCTTGCTCTGAGATTGGCTGTTTTCAAGAAGTACAGTGAGGCAGAGAGCCTAGTAGAGCAAGCCTTAGAGAGGTCTCCAGAACACCCACATGTGATTCGCTATGTTGGAAAGTATTTACGGAATGCAGGATCTGTGGACAGGTCCATTGCCCTGCTAAAGAAAGCATTAGAGAAAGTGTCAAACAAAGCTTTTATACACCATCAGCTGGGGCTCTGCTATAAACAAAAGATTATGAAGCTGAAGCAGGCAGGAAGCCACCACACAAAAGGAGCTGAAATTAAACGAGCTCAAGAGCAATGCATCTACCATTTGGAGATGGCAATCAAATTGAAAACCCGCTTCATTCTAGCCATGGCTGAATTGGCCTTGCAATATGGGTTTAATCGGGATATATCAAGAGCAGAAGAAATGTTTCAGAAGGCATTTCAAGCAgccaaagagaaaaaagacaacTACCAGGCTGTTCATGTGTTTTATGCAGAATTTCAGCAGTACGTTATGAGATGTGAGCCTGCTGCCATCAAACATTACATTGAATGTCTAAAGATAAATCCAAATCaatttgaagggaaaaaaagtgctAAAAGTCTGAGACAGATTGCAGAGAGAAGAATTGGCAATAACCCAAATGATGGAGAGGCCTTTGGAATACTTGGAATCATTCATAAGGAACGAGGAGAAAAACAACAAGCCATAGAGTGCTTTGAGAAAGCGTTGACCTATGTAGATAATGAGGAGTACCTCAGTGATCTTTGTGAGCTTAGGCTTTCTCTACAGTAA
- the LOC124389261 gene encoding interferon-induced protein with tetratricopeptide repeats 5-like, translated as MTTMSLTEATLLQAELHKLECHFTWKLKKEELDLTDLLNRLEQHADFNLGEKAGLAQTYNSLGYVKHLLGSSQDALGYLQKCVELTKESRLDDCDKWLIVPYGNLAWLQYQLKCFSECESYLEKIRRIVQELPDSSLGLCHQVLGEKAWAYFKFSRKYYNQAKECFEKVLELEPMNAEWNCGYAFVLHRTETECPSVRTIKQLRQAIDTNPDNDELKALLAVRLGEAKEYNEAESLVEEALEGSPNAPNVIRYVGKFLRIYGSVERSIALLKRVLEKSPTSAFIHHQLALCYKRKAITLQREGTQNSPSAGAEIQRSRSQCIYYLDKTTELKPGFITAMIELANQYGEDGDLDRAEEMFQQTLHKAKEKNEYLQQVYLSYGQFQQYRRRSLPEAITCYMECLKIDEGTVDGKKSAKQLGKINDKRSSKSPVSRKDLRIPVSKEERNAGP; from the exons ATGACCACAATGAG TCTAACAGAAGCCACACTTCTCCAGGCAGAACTACACAAGCTTGAATGTCACTTCACCTGgaagctgaaaaaagaagagCTGGATCTTACAGATCTTTTAAACAGGCTTGAACAACATGCCGACTTTAACCTTGGCGAGAAAGCAGGACTTGCACAGACATACAACTCTTTGGGATATGTTAAGCATCTCCTGGGGTCTTCTCAAGACGCACTTGGCTACCTGCAGAAGTGTGTAGAGCTCACTAAAGAGAGCAGGCTGGATGACTGTGACAAGTGGCTCATAGTGCCCTATGGGAATTTAGCCTGGTTACAGTACCAGTTGAAGTGCTTTAGTGAATGTGAGAGTTACCTGGAGAAGATCAGACGTATTGTACAGGAATTGCCAGATTCATCTTTGGGTCTTTGTCATCAAGTGCTTGGAGAAAAGGCCTGGGCCTACTTCAAGTTCTCTCGCAAGTACTACAACCAGGCAAAAGAGTGCTTTGAGAAGGTTCTGGAGCTAGAGCCCATGAATGCTGAATGGAATTGTGGTTATGCTTTTGTGCTCCACAGAACAGAAACAGAGTGTCCTAGTGTAAGAACAATTAAACAACTGCGTCAGGCCATAGACACAAACCCAGATAATGATGAGCTTAAAGCTCTCTTAGCAGTAAGACTTGGTGAAGCCAAGGAGTACAATGAAGCGGAGAGTTTGGTGGAAGAAGCTCTGGAGGGTTCTCCTAATGCTCCTAATGTCATTCGATATGTGGGAAAATTTTTGAGGATCTATGGCTCAGTGGAGAGGTCCATTGCACTGCTAAAAAGAGTTTTAGAGAAGTCACCCACATCAGCTTTCATACACCATCAGCTTGCTCTCTGCTACAAGAGAAAAGCAATTACTTTGCAGCGTGAAGGAACTCAAAACTCACCTAGTGCTGGTGCTGAGATTCAGAGGAGTCGAAGtcagtgcatttattatttagacaAGACCACCGAACTAAAGCCTGGCTTCATTACAGCTATGATTGAGCTGGCAAATCAGTACGGCGAGGATGGGGATCTTGATCGTGCAGAAGAGATGTTTCAGCAAACTCTGCATAAAGCTAAAGAGAAAAACGAATACCTACAGCAGGTGTACCTCTCTTACGGGCAGTTTCAGCAGTACAGAAGGAGATCCCTACCTGAAGCCATCACTTGTTATATGGAATGTCTGAAGATAGATGAAGGCACTGTAGATGGGAAGAAAAGTGCTAAACAGCTTGGAAAGATTAATGATAAACGTTCATCTAAAAGCCCTGTGAGCAGGAAAGACTTGAGGATCCCTGTGAGTAAAGAAGAGAGAAATGCAGGACCATAG
- the LOC124389073 gene encoding interferon-induced protein with tetratricopeptide repeats 5-like isoform X1 translates to MISKEEVRAAIKRMKSGKSVGTGKIMEMFRRDGSGVSNQVVQQDFGSSTQGTDLKARLLQQECHFTWALNNNEVDLNYLLNRLEEQFSLDLGKEARAARTHSCMGFVKFLQGSNTEALSNFEKSVELIKAHGKDSDKLLVVAYGDLAWLYYYMGNFAECEMYLNKLREIKEKYPSVPYAEVLGEKGWTFLRFSLKYYERAKECFKKALDLVPEEAEWNSGLAIALYRTEIVGIGCAPETSDAVNQLRRAIATNPDDDVLKVLLALRLAVFKKYSEAESLVEQALERSPEHPHVIRYVGKYLRNAGSVDRSIALLKKALEKVSNTAFIYHQLGLCYKQKIMKLKQAGSHHTKGAEMKRAQEQCIYHLEMAIKLKTRFILAMAELALQYGFNRDISRAEEMFQKAFQAAKEKKDNYQAVHVFYAEFQQYVMRCEPAAIKHYIECLKINPNQFEGKKSAKSLRQIAERRIGNNPNDGEAFGILGIIHKERGEKQQAIECFEKALTYVDNEEYLSDLCELRLSLQ, encoded by the exons atgattagtaaggaggaagtgagagcagcgattaagaggatgaagagcgGAAAGTCGGTTGGAACAGGTAAaatcatggagatgtttaggagagatggcagtggagtttctaaccaggttgttcagcaagattttggaag TTCAACTCAAGGCACAGATTTAAAAGCCAGACTTCTTCAGCAAGAATGCCATTTCACCTGGGCTCTGAATAATAATGAAGTAGATCTCAATTACCTTCTGAACAGATTAGAAGAACAGTTTAGCCTGGATCTCGGAAAGGAGGCAAGAGCTGCACGTACACACAGCTGTATGGGATTTGTGAAGTTTCTACAAGGCTCCAATACTGAGGCTCTCAGCAACTTTGAGAAATCTGTAGAACTCATTAAGGCTCATGGAAAAGACTCTGATAAGCTGCTTGTTGTTGCCTATGGAGACCTTGCATGGTTATACTATTATATGGGAAACTTTGCAGAGTGTGAAATGTACCTAAATAAGCTGAGGGAGATTAAAGAGAAATATCCATCTGTCCCATATGCTGAGGTGCTTGGAGAAAAAGGATGGACATTCCTTAGGTTTTCACTCAAATATTATGAAAGGGCAAAAGAATGCTTTAAAAAGGCCCTGGATCTGGTCCCTGAGGAGGCTGAATGGAACTCCGGCCTTGCCATTGCTCTGTATCGGACAGAGATTGTGGGAATAGGATGTGCACCAGAAACTTCAGATGCTGTTAATCAACTTAGACGAGCTATAGCTACTAACCCAGATGATGATGTTCTTAAAGTTCTGCTTGCTCTGAGATTGGCTGTTTTCAAGAAGTACAGTGAGGCAGAGAGCCTAGTAGAGCAAGCCTTAGAGAGGTCTCCAGAACACCCACATGTGATTCGCTATGTTGGAAAGTATTTACGGAATGCAGGATCTGTGGACAGGTCCATTGCCCTGCTAAAGAAAGCATTAGAGAAAGTGTCAAACACAGCTTTTATATACCATCAGCTGGGGCTCTGCTATAAACAAAAGATTATGAAGCTGAAGCAGGCAGGAAGCCACCACACAAAAGGAGCTGAAATGAAACGAGCTCAAGAGCAATGCATCTACCATTTAGAGATGGCAATCAAATTGAAAACCCGCTTCATTCTAGCCATGGCTGAATTGGCCTTGCAATATGGGTTTAATCGGGATATATCAAGAGCAGAAGAAATGTTTCAGAAGGCATTTCAAGCAgccaaagagaaaaaagacaacTACCAGGCTGTTCATGTGTTTTATGCAGAATTTCAGCAGTACGTTATGAGATGTGAGCCTGCTGCCATCAAACATTACATTGAATGTCTAAAGATAAATCCAAATCaatttgaagggaaaaaaagtgctAAAAGTCTGAGACAGATTGCAGAGAGAAGAATTGGCAATAACCCAAATGATGGAGAGGCCTTTGGAATACTTGGAATCATTCATAAGGAACGAGGAGAAAAACAACAAGCCATAGAGTGCTTTGAGAAAGCGTTGACCTATGTAGATAATGAGGAGTACCTCAGTGATCTTTGTGAGCTTAGGCTTTCTCTACAGTAA